The following coding sequences are from one Capsicum annuum cultivar UCD-10X-F1 chromosome 3, UCD10Xv1.1, whole genome shotgun sequence window:
- the LOC107866005 gene encoding protein JINGUBANG-like has translation MEVPLSTWFCNNGQYYEDANSEKQSTTSTTYEENTSSCSIDTFVNISPSSYCIATFKTSTPQISHLAIYNNILYAASLNEITAIDLKTYELIDTFTSSSFGLVKSIAFSKTKIFTAHQDCKIRIWKIKPSSSKNHHHLLSTLPTLKDRIRRGISPKNYVQIRRHKQKLWIEHADTVSGLAVNDGLMYSVSWDKTLKIWKMSDFSCLESVLGHFDAINAVVVSHDGVVYTASADGEVKVWQRENNKHSLVTTLRKHKSSVNALALNRDGTILFSGGCDENILVWVREECADYMLLTWSLKGHKGAILCLVYFDGVLISGSSDRSTRIWEKSNSSNKECGYFCSIVLEGHCKPVNGSLDGEIRVWQVNIVSVSR, from the exons ATGGAGGTGCCATTGTCAACATGGTTTTGCAACAATGGCCAGTATTACGAAGATGCAAATTCAGAAAAACAAAGCACTACTTCAACAACATATGAAGAAAATACTAGCTCTTGCAGTATTGACACCTTTGTTAATATTTCTCCTAGTTCTTATTGCATAGCCACTTTCAAAACCTCAACCCCTCAAATTTCCCATCTAGCCATATACAACAACATTTTATACGCTGCATCTCTCAACGAAATCACAGCCATTGATTTGAAAACCTATGAACTTATCGACACGTTCACCAGTTCATCTTTTGGCTTAGTAAAATCAATTGCCTTTAGCAAAACAAAAATCTTCACAGCACATCAAGATTGCAAAATTAGGATTTGGAAAATAAAACCCTCCTCAtcaaaaaatcatcatcatctcCTCTCAACGCTTCCGACGTTAAAAGATCGAATCCGACGTGGCATTTCTCCTAAAAATTACGTCCAAATTAGACGTCACAAGCAAAAATTATGGATCGAACATGCAGATACTGTTTCAGGATTAGCTGTTAATGATGgattaatgtattcagtttcatgggataaaaccctcaaaatttgGAAAATGTCTGATTTTTCTTGCTTAGAATCTGTTTTAGGTCACTTCGATGCTATTAACGCTGTTGTTGTTTCTCATGACGGCGTCGTTTATACCGCCTCGGCCGATGGGGAAGTAAAAGTTTGgcaaagagaaaataataaacatagtTTGGTAACGACATTGAGAAAACATAAGTCATCAGTAAATGCATTAGCTTTGAATAGAGACGgaacaattttattttcaggAGGATGTGACGAAAATATTTTAGTATGGGTGAGGGAGGAATGTGCAGATTATATGTTGCTTACATGGTCATTGAAAGGACACAAAGGTGCAATTTTGTGCTTGGTTTATTTCGATGGCGTTTTAATAAGTGGATCGTCTGACAGAAGCACGAGAATTTGGGAAAAGAGTAATAGTAGTAATAAAGAATGTGGGTATTTTTGCTCTATAGTTCTTGAAGGGCATTGTAAACCAGTGAA TGGAAGCTTGGATGGAGAAATTAGAGTTTGGCAGGTTAATATTGTTTCAGTGTCACGTTAA
- the LOC107864900 gene encoding ankyrin repeat-containing protein At5g02620-like: protein MESTLYNVAMRGNIGDGNFLLLDHLKKNEENGDQVTPKGNTVLHVASLYGNSYFVAEVLKITPSLLCYQNKKNETALHIAANEGHIEVVHGLLARIEDHDTKEKLTRMTGASGDTALHKAVRSQHLDVVKILVKEDPEFEFPPNHAQETPLYLADESGFHDALINILESCKKPIYAASPSNRTLLHAAVIQEHKDCIRSLWRWNKPLCEELDLWGWNSLHYAVKLGLEDVVSDMLGWKKSLVYLPTGSENDWTIAIHIAASKGDINMINKLLNHRPDCWDMLNSNNQNALHVAVLNNQDKVVRFLLDSDKCDNLVDEPDSDGNTPLHLVAVSGNHVPELINHPRAKPMSFIKQNQTPLDTSLLCTVTTKKVSGRTFEKLVEDLCSIGRFGKHDFEVKRKYEYMHNPNDETGTGVKMQLREVDHDKAKKADQTEVESIMKAAQIHIVMATLIMTVTFAAGITLPGGFESDSNCPNQGMSILIRKTTFRAFVVSDAIAFTFSVVAIFIYFLMADTSRNPQSKKIVKKLYDLAVIFQCLSMLAVVIVFATGMFATLYIPLVLPLLSVP, encoded by the exons ATGGAGTCGACCTTGTATAATGTTGCGATGAGAGGCAATATCGGAGATGGCAATTTTCTGCTTCTTGATCAtttgaaaaagaatgaagaaaatggCGACCAAGTCACTCCAAAGGGCAACACGGTCCTCCATGTCGCATCCCTCTATGGCAACTCCTATTTCGTGGCAGAAGTCCTAAAGATCACTCCGTCATTGTTATGctatcaaaacaagaaaaatgaaaccGCTCTTCACATAGCAGCTAATGAAGGACACATTGAAGTAGTACATGGGCTACTTGCACGTATAGAAGATCATGATACTAAGGAGAAACTCACGAGGATGACAGGAGCTAGTGGAGATACAGCCCTGCACAAGGCCGTGCGGAGCCAACATCTAGATGTGGTTAAGATCTTGGTGAAAGAAGATCCTGAATTTGAATTCCCGCCTAACCATGCGCAGGAGACGCCATTGTATCTGGCGGATGAATCTGGTTTTCATGATGCTCTGATTAACATCTTGGAATCCTGCAAGAAACCAATTTATGCTGCAAGTCCATCTAATAGAACGCTGCTGCATGCAGCAGTAATTCAGGAACATAAAG ATTGCATTAGATCACTATGGCGTTGGAATAAGCCTTTATGCGAGGAACTTGACTTATGGGGTTGGAATTCACTGCACTATGCTGTTAAATTAGGATTGGAAGACGTAGTTTCTGATATGCTGGGGTGGAAAAAATCCTTAGTATACCTTCCGACAGGCAGTGAAAATGACTGGACGATAGCAATTCACATTGCAGCCAGTAAAGGTGATATAAACATGATAAATAAGCTGTTAAATCACCGCCCCGATTGTTGGGATATGCTTAACAGCAACAATCAAAATGCTCTTCATGTTGCCGTACTAAACAATCAAGACAAGGTAGTCCGCTTCTTATTAGACTCTGATAAGTGTGACAACCTTGTTGATGAACCAGATAGTGACGGCAACACTCCTCTCCATTTGGTTGCTGTCTCTGGTAACCATGTGCCTGAATTAATAAACCATCCTAGAGCAAAGCCGATGTCATTTATCAAACAAAACCAGACCCCACTTGATACATCGTTGTTATGCACAGTGACAACAAAGAAGGTAAGCGGTCGCACATTT GAGAAATTGGTGGAGGATTTGTGTAGCATCGGCCGATTTGGAAAACATGACTTTGAGGTAAAGCGGAAGTACGAGTACATGCACAATCCAAATGATGAAACGGGAACAGGAGTCAAAATGCAACTGAGGGAAGTTGATCACGATAAAGCTAAAAAGGCAGATCAAACAGAAGTCGAAAGTATTATGAAGGCAGCTCAAATTCATATTGTTATGGCCACTTTGATAATGACAGTCACTTTTGCCGCTGGTATCACATTGCCAGGAGGTTTTGAGAGTGACTCCAATTGTCCTAATCAAGGGATGTCGATTCTAATAAGGAAAACAACATTTCGTGCATTTGTTGTTTCTGATGCCATTGCCTTCACATTCTCAGTTGTTGCCATATTCATCTACTTCCTCATGGCAGATACAAGTAGAAATCCTCAAAGTAAGAAAATTGTAAAGAAGCTTTATGATCTCGCAGTTATTTTTCAGTGCTTGTCAATGTTAGCAGTTGTAATTGTATTTGCAACGGGTATGTTTGCTACCTTATACATTCCCTTGGTCTTGCCGTTACTGTCTGTTCCATAG